A stretch of DNA from Cololabis saira isolate AMF1-May2022 chromosome 17, fColSai1.1, whole genome shotgun sequence:
AACAGATTGTTAATAATGATAAACAGTGCTGTGGAACAATCATTTCTTGCTCTTTTTCCTTGAAGAGGGTCTGAAATGTCGCCAATGAGCCCATCAACCAGTACTAGTGACTCTGCAATGGAGACTGGGTCGTCTCATCATTCCAGCAATAAGGTTTgttatttttctcaaaaatgttgTAAAGGTCAGACATGGAAATTAAAGTTCATCATTGTTGATTCTCAATAATaatgctatttttaaatctgtcaagacatttttaaatgtaaaaatgagACAAAGTTGCTGTCAAAAATCGACGTTTAGTATTTGGACCTTGCATCTCTAGATGTCACGACTTGAGGatgtaggacccagatgcaggagactgaGGCGGCAGGCGAGCCAAACAAACgtgatttatttaaactaaaaacgctgctgagcaggattccaagacaaaaacaaaagcacaaacttGACAAAACCAGAAACAAACTACGCAGAACCAGGACGGAGTACGTGAACAAAATAGTAACCATGGcaagaaacagtacggaccagcagaggggaagggaaagacaagacgagATATACTCACTGGGCTGACAAGACACAGgcgcaaacaatcagggcagatgggacagaactaaaacacaaggacacagactttcaaaataaaacagaaacagaTGTAAACCCAAACTGTGACTGGAGGGTTTGGACACCCTGAAATACAGTAGCTACAAAGGGGTTGCAAACATCCTCATGGCAAATTAATTTGCAGTCACTAGCAGTTGCACAATTAAGTAGTCCAAATAAATGTCATTttcattcttattttttatgccttctgtagcaagctcgttgccattggggccgaccgacaggacagaggacacggggtttagtgcaggaaccgATTTATTCAATCACTCACATGCACCAGCACTTCCAGCAGAGACCCCTTTgttgctgtgcagccacgccttatgaaggcaggcagggtggagaggttgattggacacacctgtgcccaatcacctgaggggctgcacctccaccctgccacaccttCCAAACAATGTGACGCAGCAACCCCCAAATCTTTTTCTGTTATTGCATTCTTTGAAATACACAAATCTagatgactgtaaaataattcATCAATAGAAATATTTATGTACAATACAAAAAGccttcaaatcaaataaaagagCAATAGCTCATTTATATTTTGATAGTACCCGATTTATAATTTATGTCACTGTGTCACTCATGTGACGTGGAAgttgtgaaaataaaaaaaaatgaaataaaaaaagtccccattaaaaacatgaatataaactagaaaaataacttaaatgtaattaaaagaaGCATCTCTTTTGTCTTTTGTGAAAACACAATTCTGCTGAGGTCACATGGCGTAGATGCTAATAAAAAATTAcatgaaaatgaataaaaatctaACATTTTCTTCCAAAATTGAAACATCAAATAGGAAAGCCCTCAAATGCATTTTGTGTACCGGTAGTTACAATTCGGCTCAAGTTTGGATTCATTGGACCAAATGGTTTGGCAGCTATTAAATTATTCTGTGTGAACAATCAGCCAAAACTGGTATTTTGAAATGAGAATTAAtatcttttatctcttttttgaaaaatacctatgatgtttttttgtttttttttaatccacaaGTTTATCAATCTTCAAGTCACTGTAGCTGTTTACTAATACTTCTAGTAATTTTTGCCAATAAGTGAAGACATGCTGttgtagaatcagaatcagaatcatctttattggccaggttcgaacattgtccaacaaggaatttgactcaggtaatttcgctctttgatATTacagataaacaaataaacaataaacaagtgtggtatttctatgtacagtataaacattttaaaggtgcagcagtttgaggtaatGACTTTTTAGAtggacagttctgaataaaaataagaataagaataacctatttacaattttaacagacaaattatgcaaaaaatacaaaaaattatacaaaagaaatacaaaagtgagaggtgcagcagagtgaggcaggcatgattattaaagagggtcctggatgatttttattgcacgtgtttggttactctgagactgttagttgtgagagttcatcagagcaacagcttgcgggaagaaactgtccttgtgtctggaggttctggcgcacagagctctgtagcgccctccagaggggaggagttggaacaggcggtgtcccgggtgtgaggggtcggcagagattcgacctgcccatttcctggtcctggaccggtacaggtcctggatagatgggagattagtcccaactatcctctctgcagacctgattgtccgctgcagtctgtgcctgtccagtttggtggctgatccaaaccagacagtgatggaagagcagagaacagactggattatGGCAGTGTAGAAGGTGATcaacagctgctgtggcaggttaaacttcctgagctgccgcaggaagtacaaccctTGCTGCGCCTTCTTTCTtacggagttgatgtgggtggaccacttcaggtcccgggagatggtggatcccaggaacctgaaggagtctgtggtggagacggtgctgttgaggatggtgaggggggggagtggcggtgggtttttcctgaagtccactgtcatctccacagtcttgagcgggttcagctccaggtggttctgactgcaccagtggaccagctgatcCACCTCCTGTCTGTATGGGACTCGTCACCCTCCCGGATCAagccgatgacggtggtgtcgtccgcgtacttcaggagcttcacagacgagTCCCCTGAAGTGCAGTCGTTAGtatagagggagaagagcagtggtgagaggacgcacccctggggggcgccagtgctgatggtctgggtgctggatgtgaaagctccccagcctcacctactgcctcctgtcactcaggaagctggtaatccactgacaggtggaggcaggcacggtgagctgggtgagcttctggtggaggattgcgggagcgatcgtgttgaacgccgagctgaagtccacaaacaggatcctcacataagtccctgaggtgtcgagatgacgcaggatgtggtgcagtcctatgttgactgcgtcatccaccgacctgtttgcccagtaggcaaactgcagggggtcgagcagggagcctgtggtgtctttcaggtggctcaacaccagtcgctcaaaggtcttcatgaccacagacgtcagggcgacgggtctgtagtcatttagatctgtgatggtgggtttcttgggaactgggatgatggtggagtGTTTAAGGAATGagggcacctcacacagctccagggaccggttgaagatCCGTGTGAAGGTGGGAGCCAGCTGTTCAGCGCAGGCTCTCAGGCAGGAGGGGGACACGCCGTCCGGGCCTGGAGCCTTCCTGATCTTCTGCCGCTGGAACAGCTGACACACCTCCTCCTCACAGATCCTGAGTGCAGGCAGGGTGtcgggtggggggaggggggtcgaCAGAGGTGGGGAGGGTTGGCTGTGGTGAGGTGTGAAAAGGCgggcagtgggggggggggggggggggggtggtgatggtggagcagctgggggggaggggggtggtggtgatgatgatgatgatgagccgTTGGCCTGGTCATCGAACCGGCAGTAAAAACTGTTCAGCTTGAGGTTGCCTGCAGGGCGTGTAGCTGTTCTATTGAGCCCCGTGATGTTCTGCAGACCTCTCCACACAGaagaggggtcagggttggcagagagACGATTCTGCAGCCGTTCACCGTAGGATCGCTTCGCTTTCCTGATCTCCCTCGTCAGCGTGTTTTTGGCCTGTTTGAACAGGGCTCGGTCACCGCTCTTGTAGGCCTCCTCCTTGTCTCGGCGCAGCTTCCTGAGGTTCGATGTGAACCAGGCCTtgttgttacttttttttttttttttttttcagaaaggcTTCCGCTGTAGCTTTTCATGCCTCATGGAGCTGGGCTCGAAAACGATTGCCCTTTTTAACAAatcattttgacattttaaatcattttatgttttattttattctcttagAATGATGCCAAAAAGGAAAGTCTGGACAATGCAAGAACTACGCAGTCAAGGTACGGAGAAGTTTAAAACAGCACTGTGAGGATGTGGTTGAGAACCAGGCATTGCGTTTACCTTCATGCCTAAACAGTTTCATCACTATCTGCAGATTTACTTCAGATTTTGACGACATTGAAAGGCTGGGCAAAGGAGGTTTCGGCCATGTTTACAAAGCAAGAGAAAATCTGGTGGACAAGGACTTTGCTGTCAAGATTGTCCGTGGTACAAAGTAAGTGAAGGATGCAGTTTTGTTTCGCAGAATACAAACAGTAATATTTAGCGAATAGATGCGTTGCAAGGATTGTTTGAGTGTTTTATCAGTTATTTTTGTTATAATCCTTTCAACAGGAAGGCTCTGCGAGAGGTGACTGCCTTATCAGACCTCCAACACACCAACATTGTTAGATACTACAATTGTTGGATGGAGGACTCAAAATACGAAGATTAtagctccagctcctccgagtaAGTCTCATCTTCTCATTAGATGttactgtattttatttacagAGTAACAGCCATGTCCTTTTTGTACATTCTTGTGTAGGTCTAAAAGTAACTCATGTCAAAAGTACCTCTACATTAAGATGGAATTATGCAACTCTGGAACACTTAGAGactggattaaaaaaaagaataaagataGTCTGCAAGATACTCAGAGAAGAACAGAAAGTCTTCCTGTTGCTCAACAAATAGTGAAAGGAGTCGAGTACATCCACTCCTGCCACCGCATTCACAGGGACCTGAAGGTGAGCCTTGGTCTTTTCTACAGTTTAGTAGGTTTATGCAGAAAACGTATGAATCCGGTACAACATATTtaacttgtttttgtttcactGTGTACAAAGATCATTTAAGTagcttgtttttaactgtttttcatCGCTGTTCTTACTTTTCAATGGCCAGCCCCTGAATATCATGTTTGGAAAGGATGGAGTGGTGAAGATTGGGGACTTTGGTTTGGTCACTACGGAGATCGAGGAGGACGATGAAAACCTGATGagtagaacaaaaaaaacaggaacCAGGACTTATATGCCCCCTGAACAAGTGAGACTGTTTACTGAATAATGACACAAatatctcattttttaaatgcaggtgtttgtatttttaaactcaCAGAGTAGGCCACTAAGTTAAAATATTTCAGCAATCCAGCTGTTAATTATCGTTTTATAGTTCAGTTCCAGAAATATGCAAATATCCCTTTTACCTTCACTGAAAATATATGAACTATATTTCTATTACAGATGACTAATACATACAACCATAAAGTGGACATGTTTGCTTTGGGGCTGGTCTTCTTTGAACTCCTTTGGAAAATTTCTACTGGCCACGAAAGAGCAGATGTGAGTCTAACATAAAGACAAGGTGTCAGAAAAGTTTAATATGAATCGAATAAGTTCATATTCAGATTATTTGTAGTTATAAGTAAACTCcttaatatagtttattttagAGTAATGTTTGCTGTCCATGTGAAATTAATCAGCATGtattaatgtttagtttaaaaaaaacaacaaaaatctcCCATCtaaattttcattttcttcctgtttctttaaattattacttgCACAAACAACACTCTTCTTCCTCTGCTCCCTTCGGTCGTCATCACAGCAAGTCATTCATCTCCATGTACTCCCTCCTATCCTTTGCATTCTCTTCTCCCACACCAACAACCTCATGTCTTCCTTCACTACATCCATATATCTCCTCTTTATCTCCTCCCTTCACTATCCCTCCTCTGTACtgtccaaaccatctcaatCTGTCCTCTCTGACTTTATCTCCAAAACATCTAACATGTGCCGTTGCGTAAACTATGCTATAAATCCTCTTATTCTTTCATAAATGCTTATTTTCCAGATATGGAACGATGCAAGAAAAAGGAAGTTTCCCAAAGAATTCTCAAGGGCTTTTCCCCAAGAGGTGGCCAGCTTTGTTTGTCTGATAAATAAATGCTAATATTAGttaaaataaaattgcaaataTTAAAGCTGATACACAGATCTTAACCCATTTCActcactctcttttttttcttttcttgttttaaagTTCCTAATAATTAAATCGCTGCTTTGTGAGAAGCCACAAGACCGACTTGAAGCAAGTCGAGTCAAGGATGAGCTGGACAAGTGTGTATTAGATGTTCAAAGAAGCAAAGAACATGAGAATCGCACAGTCTGACTCAGGTCTTAAAGAGCAGAATGAGCACTTGAAggcctttttattgtttaatgactttttttccttttaactgCTTGGAAGCACTTTTATTCCGTTACGGTTTTACGTTGAGGATGATGCAatgaatataaaaatgtattaaaaaattgttttttaaatcacacTGTAATAGGATTTTAACATCACTCCTATGTATTGTGTCATAAAGTAATCATGTTTATGTCATTTTTAACAGTCATCTTTATTCTGCtctgcaaatctccacttttgtGATCCATTTATTTGTCTTTGTGTGAACTGTTACTGGgactgtactttttttaattatttgttacATATATCATTGCAAACATGAATTCATTGtaaattaaaaattatttaCAGTCATAAAGAGAAATTTTAGACATTTTAAGTATTTGTGAATACTACATGCCTTATTAAATTCACTGACATGGCAACATCTTATTGTAAATTGTCAACAAATTTACTTTAAATATGTCAAGTAACAGTGTAAAAAAACAATTGTTCTCCAGGTCAAAGTGGTTGTTACagacttgcatgcaaaagtaTTTCAATTTGCCTTCAGATTCGAGAAGAAAAAAATTTCTTCGTTACAACAGAGCAGgaataaagatattaaaaaccATGCTCAAATGTGATTTAATGATAAATATCTCCAAGTAAGGTGGTGGAAACATGTAGGCTGCAACTTCACTGTTTGGAAGAAACATACTTCCATGAGGTTATAATTGtaattttcatgtatttgcAGTATTAATCTTATAAATCATCTATGGAATAAGGACCAAAAAATTGTATTCATAATGCATTCAGCTTACACTGACAGCTGTGTGATTGTTTGAATAAGGAGTGACAAAACctctggggtttttttttattattgatgcAAACTACAATAAAAAGTGAGAAACTGGGCTGGTTGGTAGATGTTCAGTGATGGTATCAGTTACAAAGCCCTCTGGTGGACATACGACTTTATGTTATCAGTCTGGATCAGTGATTTTAAGTATGAATATGCCCATTTAGGGTGTTTTTGAGCTTTTGTAATGATTTGTGGATTCCTTGTGCCAGGATTATGGAAATTTGTGGTGAAAATTTTTTGtctgaaaacaaagaagaaaagaaatacaggTTTAAAATCTGACAAACGTCTCTTGGAGTAAAGGCCTGAAAGTGTCAAGGCAGATTAGTCTGATGTCAGTCTAGAGCTGATGTCGGGGAGTAGTTTTTATTGATGAAACTTTTCCCTGTAGTCAAGCAGTGAAAGAGGAAAGTAAGAATTGAGAAAGAGACCCAAGGCTAAGGTGCCTGGAAGCAGATTGATCTCATCAGTGGAAATCCCTGACAAACTGCTGGACAGCATATTATAGGTTGGTCATTTACCGTATAGGAGTGTAGGTGATGGAAAAGGAGGACAAACCAGACTGGGTGCCACATGTTTTAATTGTCAAATGTAAAAAGGGATGGAGCATTTTGGAATGATCTTCAAGACGTGggtatttaaaaagtaaaagtgtCCCCAACCAGCCAAAAGATGGCAGTATAATCCATCTGTAAAGTTCAGCGTCTGCATGGCCTTCCATTGGGGatgaattgataagatttttacgattccaattcccttttcgattctgcttaacgactcggttctttatcgattcccttatcgattctcatgtGGAAAAAGGGTTACATGCtgggtggaaggaaggaaggaaggaaggaaggaaggaaggaaggaaggaaggaaggaaggaaggaaggaaggaaggaaggaaggaaggaaggaaggaaggaaggaaggaaggaaggaaggaaggaaggaaggaaggaaggaaggaaggaaggaaggaaggaagaaaggcgTGCCAAGCTATAGCATATCGTCATCATCACATCAGACAGGCTGTGTAAAGCAGCCACTTGCGATTCTGAAGGgcttaatttcattcagaaaaCAAGAGCCCCGTTTGAAAATATGTTCTTCACTTATGCCCATATTGTTTCTCAAAATACATTGCATCCATTTAGACCTGCTTTACTGCGAGCTAGCAtgatggctggctggctgggtgTGTCATGAAGGGCTACTTCgttgctgcagtgtgtgtgtgtgacctgtgtgaAGTGAAGGGATTAGGCACATAGATGGAGGAGGGAGCGCCTGGCAGTAGCGGTTCTAGAAACTTTACGGGGGGGCTGAGTCAGGGCCCCCTTGGAGGGCTGAACCCCCCTAAATGTTTGTCAGCACACCCTAAGAACATAGAGGGGGGAACTCACACACAGCACATTGAGTGTAATCAGAAACTGCTAGTAATGACCaccagaggggaaaaaaaaaaaaaaacagattatgTCAGTTTCCGCAGAGACTCCTTGGAAAGACGAGTATCCTGCTTCCCCTCATCCTTGATCTGCAAATagaaatatcatttattttcctGCTCCACTATCACAACTAGTCATTATCATACCATGGTATGAACACtgttctacaaaaaaaaaaaaagcttgtcaGACCTCAGCTTgattattattaacatttcGGATTGACAAAGCACTGCAgttgttaaataataaaattaaacctCAAAAATACAACTTGCCTAATAAATTGTGCACACAATGTAGATGAATACTTTGTAGTGGTGTGTATTTTTaattgacacttttattttgttgccaTTGATGAATATATAGACATTAAGATAATGAATTTAGTGAATGCTCGGATGCTAGATtactttttacctttttactcTCACTCTTCTTTTTGTTTCCCACAGGTTTGGTTGATGTGGTCAGAGGATATTGCTAgaggatattgtaataaagccaacttttacaccagatacgcctctttttttcaaattgtccCCCTTGGGAGAAGTCAGAGCGGGTCAAACACCACACTGATTAAATATTAAAGGTTTAAGGGTCCGTCCTGCCCCTTAGCAGGAAATGGCGTCAGGCACTTTTCAGAGTATTCTAATAAAATATATGCTCATATTCTCTGTAAGTGTGTAAAATGAGCTTGTGTTCCACTGTAAGAAATGTAAGACATTTGATCTGCTGTCCAAATGCTGGAATATAGTCTCTGTTAAATAAAATTGTTCTTCAGTAATgccaaacatatttttctgtgatGTAAGAGCCTTCATACattgtcttttaattattttacttgttctcacAGACAGACACTTGATCTTATTGTCACATTCATcatttaaagttattctatgcaacttcctagagctagcaaaaattttgaaagaggcacctctaagcccccccCCATTCGGCCCGAATGATatggattggtccaggtccaggaagggaaagaaccaatcagatgccttcattttaaaccacgtccccccgccctgtcccatgtgcgcactcgcttccagcttCCAACTTCCAGCCGCCCGTGTCCAATTCCCACGGGtactcctgggctcacagtgtcccagtgtaacctcCCTCCCTCGGAGGGGCCACGGAGCCCAgcagttatttccagagcggctcggtcccgctgtgtgagagcggggagcagagcgtcgggccgggctgctgctgcagcccccccccctaccccACCGAATaccagtgtttatttttcttatgatatgaatttttcatataccgtaataccggtgaggagcgtacacaacgttgggagcgccgcgccgcgcggcggaacgctgcgccgctggacactgtttgtgaggggacacTTTAGCAAGTGAGCAGAGCcagcagggaaaagtcaacagtgctgcgtgtccgcgtgtaacctaaatctaccatggcctcagcgttagggctcggccaagtgaggctttataaatatatgggcttcataaatgtattaaatagatgagcgcggagtcggcgaggcgCCGCGCGCGGcgccgagcacgagccgggcgctgtgaagcctgatttatggtaccgtgttaaatcgacgcggagcTTTCGCCGctgggatttttgagttatttatgaagaagttctgagtttcctctgagcagtactcgagtggaggggtgatgtgatggcaccctcccccctgaaataaaaacggtccaaatcacccccccctgaaataaaaacggtccaaatcatcccccctgtaaaactgccacccccccctttccatcccttatgtcatttcatcaatgaatgtggttttactgctattttaacatttagagtcatcaccagaaaaataacaccagaaaagaaagaaagaataaaataacaggctacggcgtctacgccgtagccgtggctttagagcctgctGCGCACCGCAGCGCTGCTGTGCCGTGCTCCGGCGCtctccaggatggagacgccggtgggcacgtttgtgtgggcacagccccccct
This window harbors:
- the LOC133464170 gene encoding interferon-induced, double-stranded RNA-activated protein kinase-like — encoded protein: MDTGNYISKLHEHAQKYNLVLKWDYLGSEGPDHIKTFIWKAVLDGKSYPQGVGKTKQDAKLNAAQNAMKCLYEDDNQDKSEHAKEASASVSCANVNFIGWLNEYGHKKRVIVKPVESFRPGKSSAEYRCKFVVGDKEYPEVSGKNKKEAKEQAAKLVYDSNTEETADASSQQNMNLSKTAADMCTDTNTWGFSTEDSSRTETNFIGIINHYCQKKQLNFEYNIVKREGPPHCPQFFYSLKIDNKEYPIGEGGNSKVAKQKAAQLAWSALQEQSDWDSKVSIRSMSEDNATSTSSEQSSSENLNNPLANNMEERKSESIIFADSSNVQAPQAGENTPSPLGSEMSPMSPSTSTSDSAMETGSSHHSSNKNDAKKESLDNARTTQSRFTSDFDDIERLGKGGFGHVYKARENLVDKDFAVKIVRGTKKALREVTALSDLQHTNIVRYYNCWMEDSKYEDYSSSSSESKSNSCQKYLYIKMELCNSGTLRDWIKKKNKDSLQDTQRRTESLPVAQQIVKGVEYIHSCHRIHRDLKPLNIMFGKDGVVKIGDFGLVTTEIEEDDENLMSRTKKTGTRTYMPPEQMTNTYNHKVDMFALGLVFFELLWKISTGHERADIWNDARKRKFPKEFSRAFPQEFLIIKSLLCEKPQDRLEASRVKDELDKCVLDVQRSKEHENRTV